Proteins from a genomic interval of Trifolium pratense cultivar HEN17-A07 linkage group LG6, ARS_RC_1.1, whole genome shotgun sequence:
- the LOC123891808 gene encoding uncharacterized protein At4g04775-like — MKGVPPISQQREASTTQIGSQSSSSRFDWRPDCFCERKTVMLRAKTLKNPGRQFYTCPLNKEDSANCKYFMWVDEWEDYLANESLRRVERKEGVKDDEMKTSVDNNYENDKFKRDVNSKLDMLVVDMKLIKYFVFACIVIQLLYMVVHNGGRVIDEER, encoded by the exons ATGAAAGGAGTTCCACCAATTTCACAGCAAAGAGAAGCTTCAACTACCCAAATTGGAAGTCAATCATCATCCTCACGTTTTGATTGGAGGCCTGACTGTTTTTGTGAGAGAAAGACAGTGATGCTTAGAGCAAAAACATTGAAGAATCCAGGGAGACAATTCTACACATGCCCACTAAACAAA GAAGATAGTGCAAATTGCAAATACTTCATGTGGGTTGATGAGTGGGAAGACTATCTTGCAAATGAATCTTTAAGAAGagtagaaagaaaagaaggagtaaaagatgatgaaatgaaaaCTAGTGTTGACAACAATTATGAAAATGATAAGTTCAAGAGAGATGTAAACTCAAAGTTGGATATGTTGGTTGTTGACATGAAGCTTATAAAATACTTTGTATTTGCTTGTATTGTGATTCAACTTTTGTATATGGTTGTTCACAATGGAGGAAGGGTGATTGATGAAGAAAGATGA